Proteins from one Coregonus clupeaformis isolate EN_2021a chromosome 29, ASM2061545v1, whole genome shotgun sequence genomic window:
- the LOC121586202 gene encoding protein Wnt-4-like translates to MPTVSAVNLTAQLLLLLLWATHPTMATNWLSLARMPRSRPVSGAAPCGRLRGLSVGQVGVCRARGEVMESVRKAAEMVIEECQHQFRNRRWNCSTTPRGVNVFGRVMSQGTREAAFVHALSSAAVAVAVTRGCSRGELERCGCDRKVRGVSPEGFQWSGCSDNLSYGVAFSQTFVDETERAKGMSAGRPLMNVHNNEAGRKAILHNMQVECKCHGVSGSCELRTCWKVMPPFRRVGAVLKERFDGATEVRLSRIGSRTALLPRDPQVKPPAARDLVYLAASPDFCRLDPDNGIPGTAGRRCNGTSRLAPDGCELVCCGPGYRAGRAEVVQRCSCKFSWCCSVRCQQCKNTVMIHTCRV, encoded by the exons ATGCCAACTGTCTCCGCTGTCAATCTCACGGCACAACTCCTCCTGCTGTTGCTATGGGCAACCCACCCGACCATGGCAACCAACTGGCT ctccctggCGAGAATGCCGCGCTCGCGGCCCGTGTCGGGTGCTGCCCCCTGTGGGCGGCTGAGGGGACTGTCCGTGGGGCAGGTGGGGGTGTGCAGGGCGCGGGGGGAGGTCATGGAGTCCGTGCGCAAGGCAGCCGAGATGGTCATAGAGGAG TGCCAGCACCAGTTTCGTAATCGCCGTTGGAACTGCTCCACCACCCCGCGTGGAGTCAACGTGTTCGGTAGAGTTATGAGCCAAG GCACGCGTGAGGCGGCCTTTGTGCATGCCCTGTCCTCAGCGGCGGTGGCGGTTGCAGTGACGCGAGGCTGCAGCCGAGGAGAGCTAGAGCGGTGTGGCTGCGACAGGAAGGTCAGAGGGGTCAGTCCCGAGG GTTTCCAGTGGTCTGGGTGCAGTGATAACCTATCCTATGGAGTGGCCTTCTCCCAGACCTTTGTAGATGAGACGGAGCGTGCCAAGGGGATGTCAGCAGGGCGACCACTCATGAATGTCCATAACAACGAGGCTGGACGGAag GCCATCCTCCATAACATGCAGGTAGAGTGTAAGTGTCATGGCGTCTCGGGATCCTGTGAGCTGAGGACCTGCTGGAAAGTCATGCCTCCATTTCGGCGCGTCGGCGCTGTGCTGAAGGAACGCTTTGATGGAGCCACAGAG GTGCGTCTGTCCCGTATCGGCTCCAGGACAGCCCTGCTGCCCCGGGACCCCCAGGTCAAACCCCCCGCCGCCAGGGACCTGGTGTACCTCGCTGCCTCGCCAGACTTCTGTCGTCTCGACCCCGACAATGGGATCCCCGGGACCGCCGGCCGACGCTGTAACG GCACCTCCCGGCTGGCCCCAGATGGCTGCGAGCTGGTGTGTTGTGGGCCAGGGTACCGGGCGGGCCGGGCTGAGGTGGTGCAGCGCTGCTCCTGTAAGTTCTCATGGTGCTGCTCGGTCCGCTGCCAGCAGTGCAAGAACACAGTGATGATCCACACCTGCCGAGTGTGA
- the LOC121542990 gene encoding myeloid leukemia factor 2 isoform X2 — MFRYLNDVDDNPYMMDPFAAHRQQMRSLFGSFGYEPFPLSPQIQPPRAPHLQAGALQPFGMMGMGGGFMDMFGMMGGMMENMDRMSGSPNCQTFSSSTVISYSSSDMGAPKVYQQTSELRTAPGGIRETRQSMRDSESGLERLAIGHHIWDRGHVMERSRNRHTGDREERQDFINLEESEAAAFNEEWRSTAGRYPPPNARGIDYGRDRRAGGQQLALAAPPSSSSPPTPRHESPRHPPPATRPRYDW; from the exons ATGTTTCGATATTTAAATGACGTGGATGACAACCCTTACATGAT GGATCCATTCGCAGCCCACAGGCAACAGATGAGGAGTCTGTTTGGGTCGTTTGGCTACGAACCTTTCCCCCTCAGCCCGCAGATTCAGCCTCCCCGTGCACCCCACCTtcag GCTGGAGCCCTGCAGCCGTTTGGAATGATGGGAATG GGAGGAGGCTTCATGGACATGTTTGGGATGATGGGAGGAATGATGGAGAACATG GACAGAATGTCGGGTTCGCCAAACTGTCAGACGTTCTCTTCCTCCACAGTCATCTCTTACTCCTCCTCAGACATGGGAGCCCCTAAAGTCTACCAGCAGACCAGCGAACTAAGGACTGCACCTGGAGGG ATTCGCGAGACGCGCCAATCAATGCGTGACAGCGAGAGCGGCTTGGAGCGCCTGGCCATCGGCCACCACATCTGGGACCGCGGTCACGTGATGGAACGCTCCCGAAACCGCCACACGGGCGACCGCGAAGAACGGCAGGACTTCATCAACCTGGAGGAGA gTGAGGCTGCTGCCTTCAATGAAGAGTGGAGGAGCACGGCCGGAAGGTACCCTCCCCCAAACGCGCGGGGGATAGACTACGGCCGGGACAGGAGGGCAGGGGGGCAACAGCTGGCCCTCGCCGCCCCACCCAGCTCCTCGTCTCCGCCCACCCCTCGCCACGAGTCCCCCAGACACCCCCCACCTGCAACTCGCCCCCGCTACGACTGGTGA
- the LOC121542990 gene encoding myeloid leukemia factor 2 isoform X1: MFRYLNDVDDNPYMMDPFAAHRQQMRSLFGSFGYEPFPLSPQIQPPRAPHLQAGALQPFGMMGMGGGFMDMFGMMGGMMENMDRMSGSPNCQTFSSSTVISYSSSDMGAPKVYQQTSELRTAPGGIRETRQSMRDSESGLERLAIGHHIWDRGHVMERSRNRHTGDREERQDFINLEESEAAAFNEEWRSTAGRYPPPNARGIDYGRDRRAGGQQLALAAPPSSSSPPTPRHESPRHPPPATRPRYDWGQG, from the exons ATGTTTCGATATTTAAATGACGTGGATGACAACCCTTACATGAT GGATCCATTCGCAGCCCACAGGCAACAGATGAGGAGTCTGTTTGGGTCGTTTGGCTACGAACCTTTCCCCCTCAGCCCGCAGATTCAGCCTCCCCGTGCACCCCACCTtcag GCTGGAGCCCTGCAGCCGTTTGGAATGATGGGAATG GGAGGAGGCTTCATGGACATGTTTGGGATGATGGGAGGAATGATGGAGAACATG GACAGAATGTCGGGTTCGCCAAACTGTCAGACGTTCTCTTCCTCCACAGTCATCTCTTACTCCTCCTCAGACATGGGAGCCCCTAAAGTCTACCAGCAGACCAGCGAACTAAGGACTGCACCTGGAGGG ATTCGCGAGACGCGCCAATCAATGCGTGACAGCGAGAGCGGCTTGGAGCGCCTGGCCATCGGCCACCACATCTGGGACCGCGGTCACGTGATGGAACGCTCCCGAAACCGCCACACGGGCGACCGCGAAGAACGGCAGGACTTCATCAACCTGGAGGAGA gTGAGGCTGCTGCCTTCAATGAAGAGTGGAGGAGCACGGCCGGAAGGTACCCTCCCCCAAACGCGCGGGGGATAGACTACGGCCGGGACAGGAGGGCAGGGGGGCAACAGCTGGCCCTCGCCGCCCCACCCAGCTCCTCGTCTCCGCCCACCCCTCGCCACGAGTCCCCCAGACACCCCCCACCTGCAACTCGCCCCCGCTACGACTG GGGTCAGGGGTGA
- the LOC121586201 gene encoding cell division control protein 42 homolog encodes MQTIKCVVVGDGAVGKTCLLISYTTNKFPSEYVPTVFDNYAVTVMIGGEPYTLGLFDTAGQEDYDRLRPLSYPQTDVFLICFSCVSPSSFENVREKWVPEISHHCPRTPFLLVGTQVDLRDDSNTVEKLAKNKQRPLSPESGDKLARDLRAVKYVECSALTQRGLKNVFDEAILAALEPPETKPKKRCVLL; translated from the exons atgCAGACTATAAAGTGTGTAGTGGTGGGGGACGGAGCTGTAGGAAAGACCTGTCTACTGATCTCCTACACAACCAACAAGTTCCCCTCAGAATACGTGCCTACG GTGTTTGATAATTATGCAGTGACTGTGATGATCGGAGGGGAACCCTACACACTTGGGCTTTTCGACACAGCAG GTCAGGAGGATTACGATAGGCTGCGACCTCTCAGCTACCCGCAGACGGACGTCTTCCTCATCTGTTTCTCCTGTGTCTCGCCCTCATCCTTTGAGAACGTCAGAGAGAAG TGGGTTCCAGAGATCTCCCATCACTGTCCTCGTACACCCTTCCTGTTGGTGGGCACCCAAGTGGACCTGAGGGACGACAGCAACACTGTGGAGAAGCTGGCCAAGAACAAACAGCGCCCCCTGTCCCCTGAGAGCGGAGACAAGCTGGCCCGGGACCTTAGGGCCGTCAAATATGTGGAGTGCTCCGCCCTCACGCAG aggggGCTGAAGAACGTGTTTGACGAGGCCATCCTGGCAGCTTTGGAACCTCCTGAGACTAAACCCAAGAAACGCTGTGTCCTGCTataa